In a genomic window of Gloeothece verrucosa PCC 7822:
- the modA gene encoding molybdate ABC transporter substrate-binding protein: MKKRQIILFLSGLILSLAFALGFGGNVLNPPAVAQSNNLTVSAAISLKDALEEIKTQYQKSQPKVKLTYNFGSSGSLQQQIEQGAPVDIFISAAAKQMDALEQKQLLLSGTRKNLVSNSLVLITPKNQQIVKKISDLKDNQVKKIALGDPSSVPAGQYGEQALKFYNVYDAVKSKLVYAKDVRQVLTYVGTGNVDAGMVYATDAMTSPQVRVAATASPQSHQPINYPIAVLKDSKNQAAAKEFAQYLSGIQAQKVFKKYGFTI, encoded by the coding sequence ATGAAAAAACGTCAAATTATACTTTTTTTATCGGGTTTGATTTTATCTTTGGCTTTTGCTTTAGGATTTGGGGGCAATGTGCTTAACCCTCCTGCGGTAGCTCAGTCAAATAACTTAACCGTTTCAGCCGCCATTAGTCTTAAGGATGCCCTAGAAGAAATAAAAACGCAGTATCAAAAGAGTCAGCCAAAAGTTAAGCTAACCTATAATTTTGGTTCATCAGGCTCTTTACAACAACAAATTGAACAGGGTGCGCCGGTAGATATTTTTATTTCAGCCGCCGCTAAACAGATGGATGCTCTAGAACAAAAACAATTACTACTATCAGGAACACGCAAAAATTTAGTCAGTAACAGCCTAGTATTAATTACCCCAAAAAACCAACAAATCGTCAAAAAAATCTCCGATTTAAAGGACAATCAAGTGAAAAAAATTGCCCTAGGAGACCCTAGCAGCGTACCAGCCGGACAATATGGAGAACAAGCTCTTAAATTCTATAACGTTTATGATGCTGTTAAATCTAAATTAGTTTATGCCAAAGATGTGCGGCAAGTGCTAACTTATGTGGGGACTGGTAATGTAGATGCTGGCATGGTATATGCAACTGATGCCATGACTTCTCCTCAAGTAAGAGTTGCCGCGACAGCTTCCCCTCAGTCTCATCAGCCGATTAATTATCCTATTGCTGTGCTAAAAGATAGTAAAAATCAAGCCGCCGCAAAAGAATTTGCTCAATATCTTTCTGGGATTCAAGCTCAAAAAGTCTTTAAAAAATACGGATTCACGATTTAA